The following are encoded together in the Salvia hispanica cultivar TCC Black 2014 chromosome 6, UniMelb_Shisp_WGS_1.0, whole genome shotgun sequence genome:
- the LOC125194680 gene encoding uncharacterized protein LOC125194680: MLGRWILLDMILLSVFDYCKSFFQHEQYVSVEWVNFKDCKDYILIAQGCMDLDYALRIEQPTSPTDYSASYQRRNYEKWEYSNRVSLLIIRCSIPEAFLGTASKYITKASECLAKN; encoded by the exons ATGTTAGGACG GTGGATATTGCTTGACATGATCTTATTGTCAGTGTTTGATTACTGCAAAAG TTTCTTCCAACATGAACAATATGTTAGTGTTGAATGGGTCAATTTTAAGGATTgcaaagattatattttgattgctCAGGGTTGCATGGATCTAGATTACGCGCTAAGGATTGAGCAACCTACTTCTCCTACGGACTATAGTGCTTCTTATCAAAGGAGAAACTATGAGAAGTGGGAATACTCGAATCGTGTAAGTCTACTGATCATTAGGTGTAGCATCCCAGAAGCCTTTCTAGGCACTGCATCTAAGTATATCACTAAGGCCAGTGAATGCCTTGCCAAAAATTAA